The genomic window GGGAACTCGGGCTAAGGTTCCCTTCAATGACAGCTTTCGGTGCTATGGCGGCTCGCACTTCAAGACCTTGTCCAGAAAATGCGCCGAGTTTGTATATGAATCTGCTCAGCAGAATCCAGATCTCGTGCGCTACTACCAAAGGACCTGTGTGCCTGAAGAATCTTTTATGCAAACGGTTCTGGTTAACAGTGGCCGCTTCAAGCTCTGCAACGATCCTAAGCGCTATTTCGACTTCCTGGGTAGCCAGGATGGCCGACCTCGTGTGCTGACGGCCCAAGACTACCCAACGCTCAGCCAAGACAATATTCACTTTGCCCGCAAGTTCGACCTGAGACAGGACCGCCAGATCTTCGATTTGCTAGATGCCCGGATCTTGCAGGGAGCATTGAGTTCTTAAAAATTTGTCCTAAATGCCCTAGAGCTTCTCACTTCTCTAAACGCACCACATACCACTGCAAAAACTCACCCGGTCCGAGGTCGATTTCGCAGACCGTATCCAGCAACCGCTTCACTCTGGCTTCTACAGTGGGCAGGCTGAGCAGGTCAGAGGGCAGTTCCGACTCCGGCAACCGACGCAGAACATCACGCAATTTCACCACCATTTCTTCAGAGGTGAGTAATTGCTCTGACTGGTTGGTTTCAAGCACCACATAGTGATTCTCGTCGCCATGCATCAAGGAATCTGCCATGACCTGCGTTTCTCCTCTAGGCCTCACTTAGGCCACTTCACTGGGGGCAACTTGCTTACGCAGCGAGTTAGCGCGGCGACGGGCAATTTCATTGTTGGGCTCTAGCTTGAGTACTTTCTCATAAGCTTCCAACGCTTGCACCGTTAGCTTTTTCTTCTCGTAAGCGTGGGCTAGGTTGTTCAAGGCTGTTGCGTAGTCTGGAACCCGCTCCAGCGCCTCTTTGTATTGCCGGATCGACAGGTCGTACTGCTCCTGGTTGAAGTAGGAAAAGCCCAAGGCATTGTA from Leptolyngbya sp. FACHB-261 includes these protein-coding regions:
- a CDS encoding chlororespiratory reduction protein 7 — protein: MADSLMHGDENHYVVLETNQSEQLLTSEEMVVKLRDVLRRLPESELPSDLLSLPTVEARVKRLLDTVCEIDLGPGEFLQWYVVRLEK